A part of Tessaracoccus timonensis genomic DNA contains:
- a CDS encoding O-antigen ligase, producing MTERGLDVAFRLVLLCMPLAAALGSFVTVAGIAPARPAGVLLVALALLRLRGTPSPQSVVTVVLALAWVGWGFFQPYSHAGFAELMSIGLGLMTVAAVTMEPATLRTHRAFAAGWGMAWVIACAPAVVEIVTGARLPNYLEGSPEHIRLASQDIASFFVNPNLFAYFITLAAFQLVALAGVAERRVVRMLMLLPAAITPVFVLYSGSRLALLVSPLVLVWAVWAWWPQGRRALTVVAAAALAVGGFVVLYSPRFWARMAVESQGSTQGRLNLYRSGVHLWTDSFGLGVGAGRFESEIARGAAPYDTQGAINPHAGIFELMSQYGLVPTAIAIACLVVVVWPRLKAFAGGATQPTSLTVAEQSVCVSVVLMLVLSFANSTFLDSPIAWLHVASLSMMSVALSAGTFPTRVPPKSASEPWASRPQLRAYAASLASRS from the coding sequence ATGACCGAACGCGGCCTGGACGTAGCATTCCGCTTGGTGCTGCTGTGCATGCCGTTGGCTGCCGCTCTGGGCAGCTTCGTCACCGTGGCCGGGATCGCACCTGCACGTCCAGCGGGGGTGCTGCTCGTAGCGCTCGCGCTGTTGCGCCTTCGCGGCACACCCTCCCCACAGAGCGTGGTCACCGTGGTGCTTGCGCTCGCCTGGGTGGGTTGGGGATTCTTCCAGCCGTACAGCCACGCCGGCTTCGCTGAATTGATGAGCATCGGGCTGGGCCTCATGACCGTGGCGGCCGTCACCATGGAACCCGCAACACTGCGCACGCATCGAGCCTTCGCCGCAGGTTGGGGGATGGCCTGGGTGATCGCCTGCGCACCTGCCGTCGTCGAGATCGTCACCGGAGCCCGCCTGCCGAACTATCTCGAGGGGTCGCCCGAGCACATCCGGCTCGCGTCGCAGGACATCGCGTCGTTCTTCGTCAACCCAAACCTGTTTGCCTACTTCATTACGCTGGCCGCGTTCCAGCTCGTGGCGTTGGCGGGCGTTGCTGAACGTCGCGTCGTCCGCATGCTCATGCTGCTGCCGGCAGCGATCACGCCTGTGTTTGTGCTGTATTCGGGAAGTCGCCTGGCGTTGCTGGTGAGCCCCTTGGTGCTGGTGTGGGCAGTGTGGGCATGGTGGCCGCAGGGTCGACGCGCGCTGACGGTTGTGGCCGCGGCCGCGCTTGCCGTCGGGGGGTTCGTCGTACTGTATTCACCGCGTTTCTGGGCGCGGATGGCGGTGGAGAGCCAGGGGTCGACGCAGGGCCGGCTCAACCTGTACCGCAGCGGCGTGCATCTGTGGACCGACTCGTTCGGCCTCGGAGTGGGGGCCGGCCGCTTCGAGAGCGAGATCGCCCGCGGCGCCGCCCCCTACGACACCCAGGGTGCCATCAACCCGCACGCAGGCATCTTCGAACTGATGTCGCAGTACGGGCTGGTGCCCACCGCGATAGCCATCGCATGCCTCGTCGTGGTTGTGTGGCCTCGGCTGAAGGCCTTCGCGGGCGGCGCTACCCAGCCGACGAGCCTGACGGTGGCCGAGCAGTCGGTGTGCGTGTCCGTCGTGTTGATGCTCGTGCTGTCCTTCGCGAACTCGACGTTCCTCGACTCTCCGATCGCATGGCTGCACGTCGCATCGCTTAGCATGATGTCGGTGGCGCTGAGCGCAGGTACCTTCCCGACGAGGGTGCCGCCGAAATCAGCCTCCGAGCCGTGGGCTTCGAGGCCTCAGCTGCGAGCTTATGCAGCCTCGCTCGCGTCGCGGTCATAG
- a CDS encoding lipopolysaccharide biosynthesis protein, giving the protein MIRRFREFLSSHEFVGHVLTLMTGTGVAQLLPILTMPILTRIYSQEAVGAWVVVIAVAGFVIPVAAWRYDLAIMLPEAESDARRLVQIASRINLAMALMTTIVMVLFAPKIAALFDGMPEGASAWLYAVGLITWAFGQMAIYTQWLIRNKRFNLVSRNKVFQSTTVAVTQVGLGPLRAGTLGLVLGTLLGQVAALCNLWRGGGIPKRVEMSKEHTRRLMREHRRMPLLNAPNALIDAVRLQGITLLIGATAGAAIVGQFGLAWMLVQAPTALIASALTQVFFQRLSVTPRGQMSALVRQTLRTTLLVAAVPFLLIYFLAPPLLPWVLGSDWAQVGLFAAALTPWLYMNFSTAPLSNLFVVAGRQGLMLVFAIVYAATPLGIIWFGRHGNLMRTVQLMSFGQAALLAVLMGLALLVARSYDRDASEAA; this is encoded by the coding sequence ATGATCCGCCGATTCAGGGAGTTTCTGAGCTCCCACGAGTTCGTGGGTCACGTGCTCACCCTCATGACCGGCACGGGCGTGGCGCAGCTCCTGCCCATCCTCACCATGCCGATCCTCACCCGGATCTACTCGCAGGAGGCGGTCGGGGCTTGGGTGGTGGTGATCGCCGTGGCGGGTTTCGTCATCCCCGTCGCGGCATGGCGTTACGACCTGGCGATCATGCTCCCCGAAGCTGAATCGGATGCCCGCAGGCTGGTCCAGATCGCATCACGCATCAACCTCGCGATGGCCCTCATGACCACCATCGTGATGGTGCTGTTCGCGCCCAAGATCGCAGCCCTGTTCGATGGCATGCCAGAAGGCGCGTCTGCGTGGCTGTACGCCGTCGGGCTGATCACCTGGGCTTTCGGGCAGATGGCGATCTACACCCAGTGGCTGATCCGCAACAAGCGGTTCAACCTCGTGAGCCGCAACAAGGTGTTCCAATCCACGACGGTCGCCGTCACCCAGGTGGGCCTCGGCCCCTTGCGGGCAGGCACCCTGGGGCTCGTGCTGGGCACGCTGCTTGGCCAGGTGGCGGCGCTGTGCAACCTCTGGCGTGGCGGCGGAATACCGAAGCGCGTCGAGATGTCCAAGGAGCACACGCGTCGCCTCATGCGCGAGCACCGCAGGATGCCGCTGCTCAATGCACCCAACGCGCTCATCGATGCGGTGCGCTTGCAGGGCATCACGTTGCTGATCGGCGCCACCGCCGGCGCGGCGATCGTTGGTCAGTTCGGCCTCGCGTGGATGCTGGTGCAAGCCCCGACGGCCCTCATCGCCTCAGCGCTGACGCAGGTGTTCTTCCAGCGTCTGAGCGTCACCCCGCGCGGACAGATGTCTGCGCTCGTGCGTCAGACGCTGCGCACCACACTGTTGGTGGCAGCCGTCCCATTCCTTCTCATCTACTTCCTCGCCCCACCCCTGCTGCCGTGGGTGCTCGGCTCAGACTGGGCCCAGGTGGGCCTGTTCGCCGCGGCGCTGACGCCCTGGCTGTACATGAACTTCTCCACCGCCCCCTTGTCGAACCTGTTCGTGGTCGCTGGCCGGCAGGGGCTGATGCTGGTGTTCGCAATCGTGTACGCCGCGACGCCGCTGGGCATCATCTGGTTCGGGCGCCACGGCAATCTGATGCGCACCGTGCAGCTCATGAGCTTCGGTCAGGCAGCGCTGCTGGCGGTGCTCATGGGGCTGGCGTTGCTCGTCGCTCGCTCCTATGACCGCGACGCGAGCGAGGCTGCATAA
- a CDS encoding glycosyltransferase yields MTDSIDARVAHLSTLHPPRDNRIFNKECCSLAASGVDTWFLGAQDRDEVVDGVHIVGLGTASGVVGRLKAQWRAFRALNRVRPQLVHVHDPELIPMVWLWKTLRRKAAIYDAHEDLVGQMDDKPYIPKLLHPLAMLLAKGLVKLADKGFDGIVTATEHIASLYSHPNKAVVHNYPYLKDYPASTAEHVPGRVVYVGMLSQGRQVDVMIDAVRKVPGATLLVAGKADADIAPLLASDDPRIHYRGMLPSSEVPEIVASGSIGLVFLKPLGNYVDSLPTKLFEYMAAGIPAVVSDFAWLRRILGSHDCCVFVDTSTADAPAEAIAGLVANPERAAEMGRRGRAAIEEEFNFEAEVPTLLEVTARAARRAR; encoded by the coding sequence ATGACCGATTCCATCGACGCTCGGGTGGCGCATCTCTCAACGCTGCACCCCCCGCGGGATAACCGGATCTTCAACAAGGAGTGCTGCTCGCTGGCCGCCTCCGGGGTGGACACGTGGTTCCTGGGCGCGCAGGATCGCGACGAGGTCGTCGACGGCGTGCACATCGTCGGGCTGGGCACCGCGAGTGGCGTTGTCGGGCGGCTGAAGGCGCAGTGGCGCGCGTTCCGCGCCCTGAACCGCGTGCGTCCGCAGTTGGTGCACGTGCACGATCCCGAGCTGATCCCCATGGTGTGGCTGTGGAAAACACTCCGACGTAAGGCCGCCATCTACGACGCGCACGAGGACCTCGTCGGGCAAATGGATGACAAACCGTACATCCCGAAGCTGCTGCATCCGCTGGCGATGCTGCTCGCCAAGGGCCTCGTGAAGCTGGCCGACAAGGGATTCGACGGCATCGTCACCGCCACCGAGCACATTGCTTCGCTGTACTCGCACCCGAACAAGGCCGTCGTCCACAACTACCCGTACTTGAAGGACTACCCGGCCTCCACCGCCGAGCACGTGCCGGGCCGCGTGGTCTACGTCGGGATGCTCTCGCAGGGCAGGCAAGTGGACGTGATGATCGACGCGGTGCGGAAGGTGCCGGGGGCCACGTTGCTCGTCGCGGGCAAAGCCGACGCCGACATCGCCCCGCTGCTCGCATCCGACGATCCGCGCATCCACTATCGCGGCATGCTCCCCTCCTCGGAGGTTCCCGAGATCGTCGCTTCGGGCTCCATTGGGCTGGTGTTCCTGAAGCCGCTGGGCAACTACGTCGACTCCTTGCCGACGAAGCTGTTCGAGTACATGGCTGCCGGGATTCCCGCAGTGGTGAGCGACTTCGCGTGGCTGCGCCGCATCCTGGGCAGCCACGACTGCTGCGTGTTCGTCGACACTTCCACCGCCGACGCGCCTGCGGAGGCCATCGCAGGGCTGGTGGCGAACCCGGAGCGCGCGGCTGAGATGGGCCGACGGGGCCGTGCGGCTATTGAGGAGGAGTTCAACTTCGAGGCGGAGGTGCCGACGCTGCTCGAGGTCACCGCACGGGCGGCTCGTCGGGCGCGATGA
- a CDS encoding nucleotide sugar dehydrogenase, which yields MKIAVIALGKIGLPLAVQFASMGHDVVGVDVQQSVVDQVNAGREPFPGEAHLQEKLQELVPAGKLRATTDYSDAIPGADAIVIVVPLFVDDDTWQPDFGWMESATRSFAEHLSPGTLISYETTLPVGTTRDRWKPMIEDISGLTEGKDFHLVFSPERVLTGRVFEDLRKYPKLVGGLSPEGTRRGIEFYEQVLTFDERPDLPQGNGVWDMGTAEAAEMAKLAETTYRDVNIGLANQFGKFAAANGIDVHKVIDASNSQPYSHIHRPGIAVGGHCIPVYPRLYLYTDPDATIVRTAREANMTMPEYSVGLAEGALGSLEGRTVVVLGASYRGRVKETAFSGVFPTVEALQARGAHVLVHDPMFSDDELAGYGFKAYHVGEPVDVAIVQADHPEYKEFTPADLPGLRVVVDGRGMLDSAKWEGVRFFRVGDGSRR from the coding sequence GTGAAGATCGCGGTCATTGCTCTCGGCAAGATCGGTCTGCCTCTGGCCGTCCAGTTCGCGTCGATGGGCCACGACGTCGTCGGCGTCGATGTGCAGCAGTCCGTGGTGGATCAGGTCAATGCTGGGCGCGAGCCGTTCCCCGGTGAAGCGCACCTGCAGGAGAAGCTGCAGGAGCTCGTCCCGGCGGGCAAGCTGCGCGCCACCACCGACTACTCCGACGCGATCCCCGGCGCAGATGCGATCGTGATCGTCGTGCCGTTGTTCGTCGACGACGACACCTGGCAGCCTGACTTCGGCTGGATGGAATCCGCCACGCGCAGCTTCGCCGAGCATCTCTCCCCCGGCACGCTCATCTCCTACGAGACGACGCTGCCCGTCGGCACCACACGCGACCGCTGGAAGCCGATGATCGAGGACATCTCCGGCCTCACCGAGGGCAAGGACTTCCACCTCGTGTTCTCCCCCGAGCGCGTCCTCACCGGGCGCGTCTTCGAGGATCTGCGCAAGTACCCGAAGCTCGTCGGCGGACTCAGCCCAGAGGGCACGCGTCGCGGGATCGAGTTCTACGAGCAGGTGCTCACGTTCGACGAACGCCCCGATCTGCCGCAAGGCAACGGCGTGTGGGACATGGGCACCGCCGAGGCCGCCGAGATGGCGAAGCTCGCCGAGACCACCTACCGCGACGTCAACATCGGGCTGGCCAACCAGTTCGGCAAGTTCGCCGCCGCCAACGGCATCGACGTACACAAGGTGATCGACGCCTCCAACTCGCAGCCCTACAGCCACATCCACCGCCCGGGCATCGCCGTCGGCGGGCACTGCATCCCCGTCTATCCGCGCCTCTACCTCTACACCGACCCGGACGCGACGATCGTCCGCACCGCACGCGAGGCCAACATGACGATGCCGGAGTACTCGGTCGGCCTCGCAGAGGGGGCGCTCGGCTCACTCGAGGGCCGCACCGTCGTCGTGCTCGGCGCCTCCTACCGAGGCAGGGTGAAGGAGACGGCCTTCTCGGGCGTGTTCCCGACGGTCGAGGCCTTGCAGGCGCGCGGGGCGCATGTGTTGGTACACGATCCGATGTTCTCCGACGATGAACTCGCCGGGTACGGCTTCAAGGCCTACCACGTGGGTGAGCCGGTCGACGTCGCCATCGTGCAAGCCGACCACCCGGAGTACAAGGAGTTCACGCCTGCCGATCTGCCGGGGCTGCGGGTCGTCGTCGACGGTCGGGGCATGCTGGACAGCGCGAAGTGGGAAGGCGTGCGCTTCTTCCGCGTCGGCGACGGGTCACGTAGATGA
- a CDS encoding ABC transporter ATP-binding protein, whose protein sequence is MSDVVISAQNAGIEFLRSRKRQLSWRELIFKRQATGDRSTFWPLRNVSFDITAGEAVGLVGANGEGKSTLLKMIAGVLLPDEGTVKVHGDVAPMIELTGGFVGDLAARENIYLTAGLHGLSKEEIDEKFEEIVDFAGPQVRDGLDVPFRHFSSGMKVRLGFSVITQLDHPIVLVDEVLAVGDKAFREKCYRRMEDLLSTGKTLFLVSHSEPDLKRFCTRGLYLRGGGLHMDGEMLDVIGAYNEDIEKQMP, encoded by the coding sequence ATGTCCGACGTGGTGATCTCCGCGCAGAATGCCGGCATCGAGTTCCTGCGTTCTAGGAAGCGTCAGCTCTCCTGGCGTGAACTCATCTTCAAACGCCAGGCGACGGGTGACCGGTCGACGTTCTGGCCACTGCGGAACGTGAGCTTCGACATCACCGCTGGCGAGGCCGTCGGCCTCGTCGGCGCGAATGGCGAGGGCAAGTCGACGCTACTGAAGATGATCGCTGGGGTGCTCCTCCCTGACGAGGGCACCGTCAAGGTGCACGGTGACGTGGCCCCCATGATCGAGCTCACTGGCGGGTTCGTGGGCGATCTCGCGGCCCGTGAGAATATCTACCTCACCGCTGGCCTACACGGGCTGAGCAAGGAGGAGATCGACGAAAAGTTCGAGGAGATCGTCGACTTTGCCGGCCCACAGGTTCGGGACGGCCTCGACGTACCCTTCCGGCATTTTTCCTCAGGCATGAAAGTGCGCCTGGGGTTCTCCGTGATCACACAGCTCGACCATCCCATCGTGCTCGTCGACGAGGTGCTCGCCGTGGGCGACAAGGCGTTCCGCGAGAAGTGCTACCGGCGCATGGAAGACCTGCTCAGCACGGGCAAGACGCTGTTCCTGGTGTCGCACTCGGAGCCCGATTTGAAACGCTTTTGCACGCGCGGGCTGTACCTGCGCGGCGGAGGGCTCCACATGGACGGCGAGATGCTCGATGTGATCGGGGCCTACAACGAAGACATCGAAAAGCAGATGCCCTGA
- a CDS encoding ABC transporter permease, with amino-acid sequence MKRLWEERKVLRLLVKRDLRVRYSQSVIGYLWTVLDPLATALIYFMIFVVIFERRDAGHTPYFLFLLAGLLPWQWFNASVNESMRALIAEQQLVKSTQLPREIWVVRIVASKGLEFIFSLPVLVLFTIVYMIRGETQLDWGLLLFPVGIVLLFLLITGFGLLLAPLTVMMFDIQPTVRIFLRVYFYMTPIIFNLEKLDKLQGWQWVFQINPLAGILELFRAGFFPNPVRWNVVGISVLGTLLMLGIGVWTFKRLERTVLKEI; translated from the coding sequence GTGAAACGTCTCTGGGAGGAGCGCAAGGTGTTGCGGCTCCTCGTGAAGCGTGACCTTCGCGTGCGATATTCGCAGAGCGTAATCGGTTACCTCTGGACGGTGCTCGATCCGCTCGCCACGGCCCTCATCTACTTCATGATCTTCGTGGTGATCTTCGAGCGCCGAGACGCAGGGCATACGCCGTACTTCTTGTTCCTGCTCGCAGGGCTGCTGCCGTGGCAGTGGTTCAACGCTTCGGTGAACGAATCCATGCGCGCGCTCATCGCTGAACAACAGCTGGTGAAATCAACGCAGCTACCACGCGAAATTTGGGTGGTGCGCATCGTGGCGTCCAAGGGCTTGGAGTTCATCTTCTCTTTGCCGGTGTTGGTGCTCTTCACCATCGTGTACATGATCCGAGGAGAGACGCAGCTCGACTGGGGGCTCCTGCTATTCCCTGTCGGGATCGTGCTGTTATTCCTACTCATCACTGGTTTCGGCCTCCTTTTGGCCCCGCTCACGGTGATGATGTTCGACATTCAGCCGACGGTGCGCATCTTCCTGCGCGTCTACTTCTACATGACCCCGATCATCTTCAACCTCGAAAAGCTCGACAAACTCCAGGGCTGGCAGTGGGTGTTCCAAATCAATCCCCTTGCGGGCATTCTCGAGCTCTTCCGAGCAGGCTTCTTCCCGAATCCGGTGCGGTGGAACGTCGTGGGCATCTCGGTGCTCGGCACCCTCCTGATGTTGGGCATCGGCGTGTGGACGTTCAAGCGCCTGGAACGAACCGTGTTGAAGGAGATTTGA
- a CDS encoding glycosyltransferase family 2 protein: MTSHPLPTVGVALLSMGNRPQELAAALDALGKQEGVELDVMLVGNGWRPEGVPSWVRTHYSEENLGCPAGRNLAASLVDGEFLFFYDDDGFLPAPDTLARMVRRCTPGVAVVQARGVDPTGVPSPRRWVPRLRKSAELTGGDVAVFWEAMALFRRSAFDEVGGWFGELFFGHEGTDMAMRLIDRGWRIVYAPDIEVNHPATSAARHPHHFWSTMRNRVWVAKRDLPWPILPFYLALWTAVTALRARSGERLRNVFKGFKDGWSTPLPVRREPIRWKTVWRMTKLGRPPLW, translated from the coding sequence ATGACGAGCCATCCCCTCCCCACAGTGGGCGTTGCGCTGCTCAGCATGGGCAACCGCCCTCAAGAGCTGGCCGCCGCGCTCGATGCGCTCGGCAAGCAGGAGGGCGTGGAGCTCGACGTGATGCTCGTCGGCAATGGCTGGCGCCCTGAGGGGGTCCCCAGCTGGGTGCGCACACACTATTCGGAGGAGAACCTCGGCTGCCCAGCGGGGCGCAACCTCGCCGCTTCCCTCGTCGACGGCGAGTTCCTGTTCTTCTACGACGACGACGGCTTCCTCCCAGCACCGGACACTCTCGCCCGGATGGTCCGACGATGCACCCCCGGCGTCGCAGTGGTGCAGGCACGCGGCGTCGACCCCACTGGCGTGCCCTCCCCGCGTCGCTGGGTACCCCGCCTCCGGAAGTCCGCAGAACTGACCGGCGGGGACGTGGCCGTCTTCTGGGAGGCCATGGCACTCTTCCGCAGGAGCGCGTTCGACGAAGTCGGCGGCTGGTTCGGTGAGCTCTTCTTCGGCCATGAGGGCACGGACATGGCCATGCGCCTCATCGACCGCGGCTGGCGCATCGTCTATGCACCCGACATCGAGGTGAACCACCCGGCCACATCGGCAGCCCGCCATCCACACCACTTCTGGTCGACCATGCGCAACCGAGTCTGGGTGGCCAAGCGAGACCTCCCCTGGCCGATCCTCCCCTTCTACCTCGCGCTGTGGACGGCCGTCACAGCACTGCGCGCCCGCAGCGGCGAACGCCTACGCAATGTCTTCAAAGGCTTCAAGGACGGCTGGTCGACGCCGCTGCCGGTGCGGCGAGAGCCCATCCGATGGAAGACCGTGTGGCGGATGACGAAACTGGGAAGGCCCCCGCTGTGGTGA
- a CDS encoding SDR family NAD(P)-dependent oxidoreductase, which produces MSNPPIEPASCVVVSGGSRGLGLAMVNAILDRGAKVATFARTITPELEQLVEQYPDRVHVASVDATDHKALNAFVKDAEKKLGPVDALVNNAAVGQDSLHVHTSPERIEQIVNTNLTAPLILTRTILRRIMAGRGTGRVVFVTSICAQRGYAGLVAYSATKGGLDSAMRTIAREMHGRVLANSIAPGFFASEMSSVLGQTQLDTITRRTPTGRLVEPENVVPLLDMLLFEDTNINGQTLVVDGGGSI; this is translated from the coding sequence ATGTCTAACCCACCCATCGAACCAGCATCCTGCGTCGTCGTCTCCGGCGGCTCTCGCGGGCTCGGCCTCGCCATGGTGAACGCCATCCTCGACCGGGGCGCGAAGGTGGCAACCTTCGCCCGCACCATCACGCCGGAGCTTGAACAGCTGGTTGAGCAGTACCCGGATCGCGTGCACGTCGCCTCCGTCGACGCCACTGATCACAAGGCCCTCAACGCGTTTGTGAAGGACGCCGAGAAGAAGCTCGGGCCGGTCGACGCGCTTGTGAACAACGCCGCCGTCGGGCAGGATTCGCTGCACGTACACACCTCACCCGAGCGCATCGAGCAGATCGTCAACACCAACCTCACGGCACCGCTCATCCTCACCCGCACGATACTGCGCCGCATCATGGCGGGGCGCGGCACAGGCCGCGTCGTGTTCGTCACCTCCATCTGCGCGCAGCGCGGCTACGCGGGTCTCGTCGCATACTCCGCGACGAAGGGCGGCCTCGACTCGGCGATGCGCACCATCGCGCGCGAGATGCACGGGCGCGTGCTGGCAAACTCCATCGCGCCGGGCTTCTTCGCATCCGAGATGAGCTCGGTACTGGGCCAGACCCAGCTCGACACCATCACCCGCCGCACCCCCACCGGCCGCTTGGTGGAGCCGGAGAACGTCGTGCCGCTGCTCGACATGCTCCTGTTTGAAGACACCAACATCAACGGCCAGACGCTGGTGGTCGATGGCGGCGGCTCCATCTGA
- a CDS encoding AMP-binding protein yields the protein MVAGEFDGTWADLEPLELPECAAVFVRDDLEALRAVWHQQHHQRELLVAAESRREPGLEQDLLDLGLNIVADGAVVAEPAEQRRPRRGRVWLLTSGSTGRPKQVGHTLDTLLTVRGKQPARTWLNPYTPGAYAWWQVTTLALAHPGTSMVCVDGGHPWAEQAAKYGVDAASGTPTFWRQALLTQRDELRGVDFKQITLGGEPVDQAVIDLLKDAFPNARVSWIYASSEAGASIAVHDGKAGFPEAWLSNHKEGRPALSVDGDELLIASPHRGDGVAETLRTGDRVEIRDGRVYITGRLGSDEINVGGTKVSAGKVRGVLLEHPGIAWAAIKARKAPIVGHMVQASVVLDDPSLTQDDIIRYCTERLAETEVPRRVRILDEIPLKESLKSDV from the coding sequence ATCGTCGCCGGAGAGTTCGACGGCACTTGGGCCGACCTTGAGCCCCTGGAACTGCCCGAGTGCGCCGCCGTATTTGTGCGCGACGACCTCGAGGCGCTGCGCGCGGTGTGGCACCAGCAACACCACCAGCGGGAGTTGCTCGTCGCAGCAGAATCCCGACGCGAGCCCGGCCTCGAGCAGGATCTGCTCGACCTCGGGCTGAACATTGTCGCCGACGGCGCCGTCGTCGCGGAGCCTGCCGAGCAACGCCGCCCCCGTCGCGGGCGTGTCTGGCTGCTCACGTCAGGGTCCACCGGGCGCCCGAAGCAGGTGGGGCACACCCTCGACACCCTCCTCACCGTGCGCGGCAAACAACCCGCCCGCACGTGGCTCAACCCGTACACGCCGGGCGCCTACGCGTGGTGGCAGGTCACCACGCTCGCACTCGCCCACCCGGGCACGTCGATGGTGTGCGTCGACGGCGGCCACCCCTGGGCAGAGCAGGCAGCCAAGTATGGCGTCGACGCCGCCTCCGGCACGCCGACGTTCTGGCGCCAGGCGCTCCTCACACAACGCGACGAGCTGCGCGGCGTCGACTTCAAACAGATCACGCTGGGCGGCGAACCCGTCGACCAAGCCGTGATCGACCTCCTCAAAGACGCATTCCCGAACGCGCGCGTCTCCTGGATCTACGCCTCGTCGGAGGCCGGCGCTTCCATCGCCGTCCACGACGGCAAGGCTGGCTTCCCCGAAGCATGGCTCAGCAACCACAAGGAAGGACGCCCGGCGCTCAGCGTCGACGGTGATGAGCTGCTCATCGCGTCCCCCCACCGTGGCGACGGCGTGGCCGAAACCCTGCGCACCGGCGACCGCGTCGAAATCCGCGACGGCCGCGTGTACATCACCGGCCGGCTGGGCTCCGACGAGATCAACGTCGGCGGCACCAAAGTGTCCGCTGGCAAGGTGCGCGGCGTGCTGCTGGAGCATCCGGGCATCGCCTGGGCCGCCATCAAGGCACGCAAGGCCCCCATCGTCGGGCACATGGTGCAGGCCTCCGTCGTGCTCGACGACCCCTCGCTCACGCAAGACGACATCATCCGCTACTGCACCGAGCGCCTCGCCGAGACCGAGGTGCCCCGTCGCGTGCGCATCCTTGACGAAATCCCCCTGAAAGAGAGCTTGAAGTCCGATGTCTAA
- a CDS encoding acyl carrier protein, producing the protein MAQLSRDQLKEMMAEVLRRQDKTMPESEDAALDEIGFRSLDFSELALRVEDELDEELNFDAPGLRSIRTVADVLDFIDELQQQA; encoded by the coding sequence ATGGCCCAACTCAGCCGCGACCAGCTCAAGGAAATGATGGCGGAGGTGCTCCGTCGTCAAGACAAGACGATGCCGGAGTCCGAAGACGCCGCGCTCGACGAGATCGGGTTCCGCTCCCTCGACTTCTCGGAACTCGCGTTGCGCGTGGAGGATGAACTCGACGAGGAACTGAACTTCGACGCTCCCGGCCTGCGTTCCATCCGCACCGTCGCCGACGTACTCGACTTCATCGACGAGTTGCAGCAGCAGGCATGA
- a CDS encoding excalibur calcium-binding domain-containing protein produces the protein MPKLHRSASILVVLFLIMTAWVMPASAATLVNAHSAGTKPVGQATNTWGTATEAPLAEVWTEVLLPTGWSRSQTRQTDDWGDFVIPLTYGTNTEGVTTYRVGVRAPEGVAYSEPFDLLRTAPAVTVSAHSAGTKPVGQGTNTWGTAKGAPNSRVWTEVRIGSGWSKSQQRTTDAAGNFIIPLTYGVKTVGTTTYRVGVHTGGRAYYSRPFALTRVAPAKPARTAKKPAPKSPSKVYYKNCAAVRAAGKAPLYRGQPGYAKHLDRDGDGIACE, from the coding sequence ATGCCTAAGCTCCATCGCTCGGCGTCGATACTCGTCGTCCTATTCCTCATCATGACCGCGTGGGTGATGCCCGCGTCAGCTGCGACCCTAGTGAACGCGCACTCCGCTGGCACCAAGCCTGTCGGACAGGCCACCAATACCTGGGGAACCGCTACCGAAGCACCTTTGGCTGAGGTCTGGACCGAGGTTCTGTTGCCGACGGGATGGTCGCGGTCGCAGACCCGTCAGACCGACGACTGGGGTGACTTCGTCATTCCCCTCACCTACGGCACCAACACCGAGGGTGTCACCACGTACCGCGTCGGTGTTCGCGCACCCGAGGGCGTCGCCTATTCGGAGCCGTTCGATCTGCTGCGCACGGCTCCGGCCGTGACTGTGTCCGCCCACAGCGCGGGCACGAAGCCTGTCGGCCAAGGCACGAATACGTGGGGCACCGCCAAGGGCGCACCCAACTCCCGCGTCTGGACCGAAGTCCGGATCGGCTCGGGCTGGTCGAAGTCGCAACAGCGCACCACCGACGCAGCAGGCAACTTCATCATCCCCCTCACCTACGGCGTCAAGACGGTCGGCACCACCACCTACCGTGTCGGCGTCCACACCGGCGGCCGCGCCTACTACTCCAGGCCCTTCGCTCTCACCCGCGTCGCGCCCGCAAAGCCGGCGCGTACCGCGAAGAAGCCGGCTCCGAAGTCCCCCTCCAAGGTGTACTACAAGAACTGCGCCGCTGTGCGTGCAGCGGGTAAGGCACCGCTCTACCGGGGCCAGCCGGGATACGCGAAGCACCTCGACCGCGACGGCGACGGCATCGCCTGCGAGTGA